Proteins encoded together in one Falco biarmicus isolate bFalBia1 chromosome 4, bFalBia1.pri, whole genome shotgun sequence window:
- the TNFRSF13B gene encoding tumor necrosis factor receptor superfamily member 13B, which produces MAQALIKSISNNKPPEQCVGSGLELAVQWQQPRGTRRRRKVKSMDGTHVGRDAMNNCTDQQYWDTLVCQCIPCSLVCSRPTVRRCAALCESMDCNRKAGFYYDKLLNNCINCTMVCGQHPKQCAPSCEAGALGATPAPPATLVTASPPAAVLEPKSCMEQEPWLVVYLLLGLCLCALVCFLLLGWTHLRRKGEVVSCQASAGTCHRREDSSKDHLVEAGSVGDGSTGSRVPEPMETCSFCFPGHGSAVQETKPCHGTSYHIGERAAPSHTGICSMGSAGAIPSPDDGHFKIICSPSQEKTPMA; this is translated from the exons ATGGCCCAGGCACTAATCAAATCTATCTCTAATAATAAACCTCCCGAGCAATGTGTGGGCTCGGGGCTGGAGCTCGCAGTGCAATGGCAGCAGCCGAGAGGGACTAGACGCCGCAGGAAAGTCAAAT CCATGGATGGGACGCACGTCGGGCGGGATGCCATGAACAACTGCACAGACCAGCAGTACTGGGACACCCTCGTTTGCCAGTGCATCCCCTGCAGCCTTGTATGCAGCCGGCCCACAGTGAGGAGGTGTGCTGCGCTGTGCG AGTCCATGGACTGCAACAGGAAAGCCGGCTTCTACTATGACAAGCTCCTGAACAACTGCATCAACTGCACCATGGTCTGCGGGCAGCACCCAAAGCAGTGTGCCCCGTCCTGTGAAG cGGGTGCCCTGGGGGCCACCCCTGCTCCGCCAGCCACCCTGGTCACGGCCTCGCCACCAGCGGCTGTGCTGGAGCCGAAGTCGTGCATGGAGCAGGAGCCGTGGCTGGTGGTGTACCTGCTGCTGGGCCTCTGCCTCTGTGCCCTCGTCTGCTTCCTGCTCCTGGGCTGGACCCACCTGCGCAGGAAGGGAGAGGTGGTCTCCTGCCAAGCCAGCGCGGGGACCTGCCACCGCAGGGAGGACTCCTCCAAAG ATCATCTGGTGGAAGCGGGCAGCGTTGGTGATGGATCCACTGGCAGCAGGGTCCCAGAGCCAATGGAAACCTGTAGTTTCTGCTTCCCTGGACATGGCTCCGCTGTACAAGAGACCAAACCATGCCACGGCACCTCCTATCACATAGGGGAAAGAGCTGCTCCCTCTCACACCGGGATATGCAGCATGGGAAGTGCTGGGGCCATTCCCAGCCCTGACGATGGTCACTTCAAAATCATATGTTCTCCTTCACAAGAAAAGACGCCCATGGCATGA